In one Massilia endophytica genomic region, the following are encoded:
- a CDS encoding ParB/RepB/Spo0J family partition protein, which translates to MATKKMKGLGRGLEALLGGDGDKNEIQAVQGAPNELPVSLMQAGKYQPRTRMDEVSLTELAASIKSQGIMQPILVRPVGVDKASGKTKYEIIAGERRFRAAQIAGLEQVPVLVRDVDDTAAAAMALIENIQREDLNPLEEAQGIHRLITDFSFTHEQAANAVGRSRSAVSNLLRLMNLASPVQTMLMAGDIDMGHARALLAVDAATQITLANQVVAKRLSVRETEKLVAKQLEEQSSKGEAKAREKSGDILRLEEELSDTLATPVVFKMGAKGRGQMIIDFADLDILEGVLARLRG; encoded by the coding sequence CTCGAAGCGCTGCTGGGCGGCGATGGCGACAAGAACGAAATCCAGGCAGTGCAGGGCGCTCCGAACGAACTGCCGGTCTCCCTGATGCAGGCGGGCAAGTACCAGCCCCGTACCCGCATGGACGAGGTCAGCCTCACGGAGCTGGCCGCCTCCATCAAGAGCCAGGGCATCATGCAGCCCATCCTTGTGCGCCCCGTGGGCGTGGACAAGGCGAGCGGCAAGACGAAGTACGAGATCATCGCGGGCGAGCGCCGCTTCCGCGCGGCCCAGATCGCGGGCCTGGAGCAGGTGCCCGTGCTGGTGCGCGACGTGGACGACACGGCCGCCGCCGCCATGGCCCTGATCGAAAATATCCAGCGCGAGGACTTGAATCCGCTGGAAGAGGCGCAAGGTATTCACCGGCTGATCACGGACTTCAGCTTCACCCACGAGCAGGCCGCCAACGCGGTGGGCCGTTCCCGCAGCGCCGTGTCCAACCTGCTGCGCCTGATGAACCTGGCAAGCCCGGTCCAGACCATGCTGATGGCGGGCGATATCGACATGGGCCATGCCCGCGCCCTGCTGGCCGTGGACGCGGCTACCCAGATCACCCTGGCCAACCAGGTGGTGGCCAAGCGGCTCTCCGTGCGCGAGACCGAGAAGTTGGTCGCGAAGCAACTGGAGGAGCAGAGCAGCAAGGGCGAGGCCAAGGCGCGCGAGAAATCGGGCGACATCCTGCGCCTGGAGGAAGAGCTGTCCGACACCCTGGCCACGCCGGTCGTGTTCAAGATGGGCGCCAAGGGCCGCGGCCAGATGATCATCGATTTCGCCGATCTGGACATTCTCGAAGGCGTCCTGGCGCGGCTGCGTGGTTGA
- a CDS encoding F0F1 ATP synthase subunit delta, with the protein MAELATVARPYAEALFRVAQAGNLAQWSDLVDELTQVGSHAEVLAYARNPKVSDSDVAAAIQALLKSPLNAEAKNFLSMLIANGRIELLPEIGAQFHALKNSQEGAADAEITSAFEMDAAQTAQLVQTLEKKFSRKLNPSVTVDPSLIGGVRVVVGDEVLDTSVRARLQQMRVALAA; encoded by the coding sequence ATGGCTGAACTCGCAACCGTCGCCCGTCCCTACGCGGAAGCCCTCTTCCGCGTTGCCCAGGCTGGCAACCTCGCGCAGTGGTCCGACCTGGTCGATGAACTGACCCAGGTCGGCAGCCATGCCGAGGTGCTGGCATACGCCCGCAATCCGAAGGTGTCGGACAGCGATGTTGCTGCCGCCATCCAGGCTCTGCTGAAATCGCCGCTCAATGCGGAAGCGAAGAATTTCCTCTCGATGCTGATCGCCAACGGCCGCATCGAACTGCTGCCGGAAATCGGCGCCCAATTCCATGCGCTGAAAAACAGCCAGGAAGGTGCGGCGGATGCCGAGATCACGAGCGCTTTCGAGATGGACGCCGCGCAGACCGCGCAGCTGGTCCAGACGCTGGAAAAGAAATTCAGCCGCAAGCTCAACCCGAGCGTCACGGTGGATCCTTCGCTGATCGGTGGTGTGCGCGTCGTGGTTGGTGATGAAGTGCTGGACACTTCGGTGCGCGCCCGCCTGCAACAGATGCGTGTTGCGCTGGCAGCGTAA
- the atpA gene encoding F0F1 ATP synthase subunit alpha, with amino-acid sequence MQLNPSEISELIKSRIQGIEGGAEVRNQGTVISVADGICRIHGLSDVMQGEMLEFPGNTFGLAMNLERDSVGAVILGAYEHISEGDTVKCTGRILEVPVGPELRGRVVNALGQPIDGKGPVDAKLTSPIEKIAPGVIARESVSQPMQTGLKSIDAMVPIGRGQRELIIGDRQTGKSAVAVDAIINQKGQGMTCIYVAIGQKASTIKNIVRSLEQHGAMEYTIVVAASASESAAMQYISAYSGCTMGEYFRDRGEDALIVYDDLSKQAVAYRQISLLLRRPPGREAYPGDVFYLHSRLLERAARVNADYVSAFTKGAVTGKTGSLTALPIIETQAGDVSAFVPTNVISITDGQIFLETSLFNSGIRPAINAGISVSRVGGAAQTKVIKNLSGGIRTDLAQYRELAAFAQFASDLDESTRKQLDRGARVTELLKQSQYSPLPISLMGASLFAVNKGFLDDVPVKQVLAFEAGLHSYLKTKQAALLAKIEETKQLDKDGEAALSAAIADFKKSGAF; translated from the coding sequence ATGCAACTCAACCCATCTGAAATCAGCGAGCTGATCAAGAGCCGGATCCAAGGCATTGAAGGCGGCGCTGAAGTGCGCAATCAAGGCACGGTGATCTCCGTTGCCGACGGTATCTGCCGCATTCACGGTCTGTCCGATGTGATGCAAGGCGAGATGCTGGAATTCCCAGGCAATACCTTTGGCCTGGCCATGAACCTGGAGCGCGACTCCGTCGGCGCCGTGATTCTGGGCGCCTACGAGCACATCTCCGAAGGCGACACCGTGAAGTGCACGGGCCGCATCCTGGAAGTGCCGGTCGGTCCTGAACTGCGCGGCCGCGTGGTCAACGCCCTGGGCCAGCCGATCGACGGCAAAGGCCCGGTCGACGCCAAGCTGACCTCCCCGATCGAAAAGATCGCTCCGGGCGTGATCGCCCGCGAGTCCGTGTCGCAGCCAATGCAGACCGGCCTGAAGTCGATCGACGCGATGGTGCCTATCGGCCGTGGCCAGCGTGAGCTGATCATCGGCGACCGCCAGACCGGCAAGTCCGCCGTGGCCGTCGACGCCATCATCAACCAGAAGGGCCAGGGCATGACGTGTATCTACGTCGCCATCGGCCAGAAGGCATCGACCATCAAGAACATCGTGCGTTCCCTGGAACAGCACGGCGCCATGGAGTACACCATCGTGGTGGCTGCCTCCGCTTCCGAATCGGCAGCGATGCAGTACATCTCGGCCTACTCCGGCTGCACCATGGGCGAATACTTCCGCGACCGCGGCGAAGACGCGCTGATCGTGTACGACGACCTGTCCAAGCAGGCCGTGGCCTACCGCCAGATCTCGCTGCTGCTGCGCCGTCCGCCGGGCCGCGAAGCCTACCCGGGCGACGTGTTCTACCTGCACAGCCGCCTGCTCGAGCGCGCAGCCCGCGTGAACGCCGACTACGTGTCCGCCTTCACCAAGGGCGCCGTGACCGGCAAGACCGGTTCGCTGACCGCACTGCCGATCATCGAAACCCAGGCTGGCGACGTGTCCGCCTTCGTGCCGACCAACGTGATCTCGATTACCGACGGCCAGATCTTCCTGGAAACCTCGCTGTTCAACTCCGGCATCCGTCCTGCGATCAACGCAGGTATCTCGGTGTCGCGTGTGGGCGGTGCGGCGCAGACCAAGGTCATCAAGAACCTGTCCGGCGGTATCCGTACCGACCTGGCGCAGTACCGTGAACTGGCTGCGTTCGCGCAGTTCGCTTCCGACCTGGACGAATCGACCCGCAAGCAGCTGGACCGCGGTGCGCGCGTGACCGAACTGCTGAAGCAGTCCCAGTACTCGCCGCTGCCGATCTCCCTGATGGGCGCTTCCCTGTTCGCCGTGAACAAGGGCTTCCTGGACGACGTGCCGGTCAAGCAGGTGCTGGCCTTCGAAGCCGGTCTGCACTCGTACCTGAAGACCAAGCAAGCCGCTCTGCTGGCCAAGATCGAAGAAACCAAGCAACTGGACAAAGACGGCGAAGCTGCGCTGTCCGCCGCCATCGCTGATTTCAAGAAATCCGGCGCATTTTAA
- the atpB gene encoding F0F1 ATP synthase subunit A: MTTEHGTGHAAPANATEYIQHHLTHLSDANKTFNLDTFWISLVLGFVFLGLFYMAAKRATPGVPGKLQNFVEWIMELVNDTVNSAFHAKSAVIAPLAVTIFVWVWLMNAMDFLPVDLLPRVLEFFGVYNLRVVPTADVNHTFGMSIGVLLCIIGFSIKAKGVGGWGKELFTAPFHAHGTVGIILLAPVNFIFQMLELLAKPISLSLRLFGNMYAGELIFILIALLPWWAQWLLGGPWAIFHILIVTLQAFVFMALTVVYLSLAVEKH, translated from the coding sequence ATGACCACTGAACACGGAACGGGCCACGCAGCCCCGGCGAACGCCACGGAGTACATTCAGCACCACCTGACGCACCTGTCCGACGCGAACAAGACGTTCAACCTGGACACTTTCTGGATCTCCCTGGTCCTGGGCTTCGTGTTCCTGGGCCTGTTCTACATGGCCGCCAAGCGCGCCACCCCTGGCGTGCCGGGCAAGCTGCAGAACTTCGTCGAGTGGATCATGGAACTGGTGAACGACACCGTCAATTCCGCCTTCCACGCCAAGAGCGCCGTGATCGCCCCGCTGGCCGTCACCATCTTCGTCTGGGTCTGGCTGATGAACGCCATGGACTTCCTGCCGGTTGACCTGCTGCCGCGCGTGCTGGAGTTCTTCGGCGTGTACAACCTGCGCGTCGTGCCGACCGCCGACGTGAACCACACCTTCGGCATGTCCATCGGCGTTCTGCTGTGCATCATCGGCTTCTCGATCAAGGCCAAGGGCGTCGGCGGCTGGGGCAAGGAGCTGTTCACCGCCCCCTTCCACGCGCACGGCACCGTCGGCATCATCCTGCTGGCCCCCGTCAACTTCATCTTCCAGATGCTGGAACTGCTGGCCAAGCCGATCTCGCTGTCGCTGCGACTGTTCGGCAACATGTACGCCGGCGAACTGATTTTCATCCTGATCGCGCTGCTGCCATGGTGGGCACAGTGGCTGCTGGGTGGTCCATGGGCAATCTTCCACATCCTGATTGTGACGCTGCAGGCCTTCGTCTTCATGGCCCTGACGGTTGTGTACCTTAGCCTCGCGGTTGAGAAGCACTAA
- a CDS encoding ATP synthase subunit I has protein sequence MSDSTQSIARPVFRVVALQFTIAVLFSALVAYFAGVEKGWSAAVGGLIAVAGSLAYAMIVAGGSRDAKQAFRSHFKAEMVKMFITAALFIVTLLLFQSAAWMWLIIGFAVTTLAYWSALLAV, from the coding sequence GTGAGTGATTCTACGCAAAGTATCGCCCGGCCAGTTTTTCGAGTCGTCGCCCTGCAATTCACAATCGCCGTCCTGTTTTCGGCCCTCGTCGCGTATTTCGCCGGGGTGGAAAAAGGCTGGTCTGCCGCCGTGGGCGGCCTCATCGCGGTGGCCGGCAGCCTGGCGTACGCGATGATCGTGGCAGGGGGCAGCCGGGACGCCAAACAGGCCTTCCGGTCGCATTTCAAGGCCGAGATGGTGAAGATGTTTATCACAGCAGCGCTGTTTATTGTCACGCTGCTGCTGTTTCAGTCAGCCGCCTGGATGTGGCTGATCATAGGTTTCGCGGTGACGACCCTGGCGTACTGGTCGGCATTGCTCGCAGTTTAA
- the atpG gene encoding F0F1 ATP synthase subunit gamma has protein sequence MAVGKEIRGKIKSVENTKKITKAMEMVAASKMRKAQDRMRAARPYSDKIRNIASNLAAANPEYTHPFLADAQGTQAKAVGFIIVTTDKGLCGGLNTNVLRMVTSKTRELEAAGNKIEAVAIGNKGLGFLNRIGVPVIAQATQIGDTPHLEKLIGPVKVMLEKFQEGKLDAVYLCYTKFINTMKQEPMVEQLLPLTADKRKADAGAHQWDYIYEPDPATVIDELLERYVEALVYQSVAENLASEQSARMVAMKAASDNAGNVIGELKLVYNKTRQAAITKELSEIVAGAAAV, from the coding sequence ATGGCAGTAGGCAAAGAGATACGTGGCAAGATCAAGAGCGTAGAGAATACGAAGAAGATCACCAAGGCGATGGAAATGGTCGCCGCATCGAAAATGCGCAAGGCGCAGGATCGCATGCGCGCCGCCCGTCCCTACAGTGACAAGATTCGGAATATCGCCTCGAATCTGGCGGCCGCCAATCCGGAATACACGCACCCGTTCCTGGCCGATGCCCAGGGCACGCAAGCCAAGGCAGTGGGCTTCATCATCGTCACGACCGACAAGGGTCTGTGCGGTGGCCTGAACACCAACGTTCTGCGTATGGTGACGTCGAAGACCCGCGAGCTGGAAGCAGCCGGCAACAAGATTGAAGCAGTCGCTATTGGTAACAAAGGTCTCGGTTTCCTGAACCGCATTGGCGTTCCCGTCATTGCGCAGGCCACCCAGATCGGCGACACGCCGCACCTGGAGAAGCTGATCGGCCCGGTGAAAGTCATGCTGGAGAAATTCCAGGAAGGCAAGCTGGACGCAGTCTATCTGTGCTACACCAAGTTCATCAACACGATGAAGCAGGAACCGATGGTCGAGCAGCTGCTGCCCCTCACGGCAGACAAGCGCAAGGCCGATGCAGGCGCCCACCAGTGGGACTACATCTACGAACCGGACCCTGCGACCGTGATCGACGAACTGCTGGAACGTTATGTCGAAGCGCTGGTGTACCAGTCGGTAGCGGAAAACCTGGCGTCCGAGCAATCGGCGCGCATGGTGGCCATGAAGGCCGCCAGCGACAACGCCGGTAACGTGATCGGCGAACTGAAGCT
- the atpE gene encoding F0F1 ATP synthase subunit C: MQALIAQVQSMTVLAVAIIIGLGAIGTALGFAILGGKFLEASARQPELMPQLQTKLFVIAGLLDAISMIGVGVALLFTFNNPFLTALAAAAAQ; this comes from the coding sequence ATGCAAGCTCTGATCGCACAAGTACAAAGCATGACCGTTCTGGCTGTGGCTATCATCATCGGCCTGGGCGCCATCGGTACCGCACTCGGCTTCGCTATTCTGGGCGGCAAGTTCCTGGAAGCTTCGGCACGTCAGCCTGAACTGATGCCACAACTGCAAACCAAGCTGTTCGTTATCGCTGGTCTGCTGGACGCGATCTCGATGATCGGCGTTGGTGTTGCTCTGCTGTTCACCTTCAACAACCCGTTCCTGACCGCCCTGGCCGCTGCTGCTGCACAGTAA
- a CDS encoding F0F1 ATP synthase subunit B encodes MNINMSLIGQMITFAVLVWFSMKFVFPALNSALDERAKRIADGLAAADQGQASMAAAEKRAAEALSSARDEAASRVADAEKRAQLIAEEIKANAKAEADRIIAQAKAEADQQITQAREQLRAQVADLAVKGAEQILKREVNASAHADLLARLATEL; translated from the coding sequence ATGAACATCAATATGTCTCTCATCGGTCAGATGATCACCTTCGCGGTGCTCGTCTGGTTCTCGATGAAGTTCGTATTCCCGGCGCTGAATAGCGCGCTGGATGAGCGTGCCAAGCGTATTGCGGATGGTCTGGCTGCGGCCGACCAGGGCCAGGCTTCCATGGCAGCGGCTGAAAAGCGCGCCGCCGAGGCCCTGTCCTCCGCACGCGACGAAGCTGCTTCGCGCGTTGCCGATGCCGAAAAGCGCGCTCAGCTGATCGCTGAAGAAATCAAGGCCAATGCCAAAGCCGAAGCGGACCGCATCATTGCGCAAGCCAAGGCCGAAGCCGACCAGCAGATCACCCAGGCCCGCGAGCAACTGCGCGCCCAGGTGGCCGACCTGGCTGTGAAGGGCGCCGAGCAAATCCTGAAGCGCGAAGTCAACGCGTCGGCCCACGCCGACCTGCTGGCCCGCCTCGCGACCGAGCTGTAA